One segment of Marinobacter sediminum DNA contains the following:
- a CDS encoding TadE/TadG family type IV pilus assembly protein has protein sequence MINSVRKQRGAAMVEMAITIAIFMMLLFAIIEMAILLHTWSKASEATRAASRYAIVSTPVTDLSGLSCPGGEVSVTCGDASCGTLLETVQGYLPWVDGANVRVTYRCSSTGFSGRPEELAIRQVEVALENVTYELAVPNLIGVEGELTLPDFRSTRTTEDLHTPSVP, from the coding sequence GTGATTAACAGCGTCAGGAAGCAGCGCGGTGCCGCCATGGTGGAGATGGCCATTACCATTGCCATCTTTATGATGCTGCTCTTTGCCATTATCGAAATGGCCATCCTGCTTCACACCTGGAGCAAGGCCAGTGAAGCCACGCGCGCGGCTAGCCGATATGCCATTGTCTCCACGCCGGTTACCGATTTGTCGGGGCTCAGTTGCCCGGGCGGTGAGGTTTCGGTGACCTGTGGGGACGCCAGTTGCGGCACTTTGCTGGAGACAGTTCAGGGTTACCTCCCCTGGGTCGACGGCGCTAACGTGCGAGTCACCTATCGCTGTTCATCTACGGGGTTTTCCGGACGCCCGGAGGAGCTGGCCATACGGCAGGTCGAGGTGGCTCTGGAGAATGTCACATACGAGCTGGCAGTCCCCAACCTGATCGGAGTGGAGGGCGAGTTGACCCTGCCTGATTTTCGCTCCACACGGACAACAGAGGATCTGCATACGCCATCAGTGCCTTGA
- a CDS encoding CpaF family protein, which translates to MTVNDTEKQNGQDMQAVRSDVHRRLMDRLDLRALDQLEADVVRTQIAIQVREIIDETGLVLNAREREKLIEDVQNEVLGLGPIEPLLADPSVSDILVNTYSSCFVERHGVLEQTDIRFQNDDHLMRIIQKIASSVGRRVDESSPMVDARLADGSRVNAIIPPLAVDGPVLSIRKFSVDPITAKDLLNFRTLTPDMSDFLKAAVKGRINMIISGGTGSGKTTLLNVVSGFIPENERIITIEDSAELQMQQPHVVRLETRPPNIEGRGETRQRQLVRNALRMRPDRIIVGEVRGEEALDMLQAMNTGHDGSLSTVHANSPRDALTRLEHMVGMSGVPIPPSVIRQQISAALHLLVHTERLADGHRIITSISEITGMEEEVVNMQEIFVFKRKGVDARGKILGEFRATGVRPQLMARLKERGVRVDEDIFDPEKVFE; encoded by the coding sequence ATGACCGTTAACGACACCGAAAAACAGAATGGACAGGACATGCAGGCGGTCCGTTCAGATGTCCACCGGCGTTTGATGGATCGCCTGGACCTCCGGGCACTGGACCAGCTGGAAGCCGATGTAGTTCGCACGCAGATTGCTATCCAGGTTCGGGAGATCATCGACGAGACAGGTCTTGTGCTCAATGCGCGTGAGCGCGAGAAACTGATCGAAGACGTCCAGAACGAAGTGCTGGGCCTCGGCCCCATCGAGCCCTTGCTGGCTGACCCGAGCGTGTCGGATATCCTGGTTAATACATACAGCTCGTGTTTCGTGGAGCGCCACGGTGTGCTTGAGCAGACCGATATTCGTTTCCAGAACGATGACCATCTGATGCGTATCATCCAGAAGATCGCTTCCAGTGTGGGGCGTCGTGTGGACGAGTCGTCTCCCATGGTGGATGCGCGCCTCGCAGACGGCTCCCGGGTAAATGCCATTATTCCGCCGTTGGCGGTGGATGGACCGGTGTTGTCGATCCGGAAGTTTTCCGTGGATCCAATCACGGCCAAAGACCTGCTTAACTTCCGTACTCTGACGCCGGACATGAGCGATTTCCTCAAGGCTGCAGTCAAGGGCCGGATCAACATGATTATCTCCGGTGGTACCGGTAGCGGTAAGACGACATTGCTCAATGTGGTGTCCGGGTTTATTCCGGAAAACGAGCGCATCATTACCATTGAGGACTCAGCCGAACTGCAAATGCAGCAGCCCCATGTGGTGCGCCTGGAGACCCGGCCGCCCAACATCGAGGGCAGGGGGGAAACTCGCCAGCGACAGTTGGTCCGTAACGCCCTGCGAATGCGCCCGGATCGCATCATTGTCGGTGAGGTTCGTGGCGAGGAAGCGCTGGATATGCTCCAGGCCATGAATACCGGTCATGATGGTTCCCTGTCAACCGTCCATGCCAACTCGCCGCGCGATGCGTTGACGCGGCTTGAACACATGGTGGGCATGAGCGGTGTGCCAATCCCGCCTTCCGTGATCCGGCAGCAAATTTCTGCAGCTCTGCATCTGTTGGTGCACACGGAGCGCCTCGCTGACGGCCACCGGATCATCACGTCCATTTCGGAAATTACCGGCATGGAAGAAGAGGTCGTCAACATGCAGGAGATCTTCGTGTTCAAGCGCAAGGGCGTGGATGCTCGTGGGAAGATTCTTGGCGAGTTTCGTGCCACCGGGGTTCGGCCACAGCTGATGGCGAGGCTTAAAGAGCGCGGCGTTCGCGTGGACGAGGATATTTTCGACCCGGAAAAGGTCTTCGAATAG
- a CDS encoding TadE/TadG family type IV pilus assembly protein, with translation MNNTRGSALVEFAILLPILLILAFGITELGRALYQKNILGKSVESGVRYLARGYDAIDDDCSTGSTWAGAQASATNLVVYGNEAGTGNALLPGLDAGGVSFSVESRPIAGASDACVVMGSAAAEFDAIFGKSVIPFMEENLINLHAESEERYIGD, from the coding sequence ATGAATAACACTCGCGGATCCGCGCTGGTGGAGTTCGCCATCCTGTTGCCGATTCTGCTGATACTGGCATTCGGGATTACCGAGCTGGGACGGGCGCTTTACCAGAAAAACATTCTTGGCAAGAGCGTGGAATCCGGTGTTCGTTATCTGGCCCGTGGCTATGACGCCATTGATGATGACTGCTCCACGGGTTCCACCTGGGCTGGCGCACAAGCCTCTGCCACTAATCTGGTGGTCTATGGCAATGAAGCGGGAACAGGTAATGCCCTGCTGCCCGGTCTGGATGCCGGCGGTGTCAGTTTTTCCGTGGAGTCCCGGCCCATAGCGGGTGCCAGCGATGCCTGTGTGGTGATGGGTAGTGCGGCCGCTGAATTCGATGCCATTTTCGGAAAAAGTGTTATTCCCTTCATGGAGGAGAATTTGATCAACCTCCATGCCGAGAGCGAGGAGCGCTACATTGGTGATTAA
- a CDS encoding type II secretion system F family protein has protein sequence MEASVYSVYIISFLAFVAVLALIEGGYLLWRSLNVERSVKVSKRLRAMSAMGMKHREAISILRERHFSEVPFLNRLLDSIPRSHALDRLLEQAGVSITVSRFILIQLGLSLALFIILYWAVGALMLIALPLSLVLGFLVPHIYVVRKKTRRSDLFTQQLPDALDYIARSLRAGNPFSAAIRSVSHEMADPIATEFGAVFDELNYGVEMEDALHHLGERSGNEEIRYFIAAVLIQRTTGGNLAEILNQISHIMRARASTYREIKILSTEMQYSANILVALPFVVALILAVLSPGYLAVLFNTELGLVIVGVQLLLMGMGYWIVRRMVHFRV, from the coding sequence ATGGAAGCGTCCGTGTACAGCGTTTACATTATTTCCTTTCTCGCCTTTGTGGCCGTGTTGGCTCTGATCGAAGGGGGCTACCTGCTCTGGCGCAGCCTCAACGTGGAGCGCAGCGTCAAGGTGAGCAAGCGCCTTCGCGCCATGTCCGCCATGGGCATGAAACATCGCGAGGCAATATCCATCCTCAGAGAACGGCATTTCAGTGAGGTTCCGTTCCTGAACCGGTTGCTTGACTCGATTCCGCGCTCCCATGCTCTGGATCGGTTGCTGGAGCAGGCAGGTGTCAGTATTACAGTGTCGCGCTTCATTCTCATCCAACTGGGCCTGTCGCTGGCGTTATTCATCATTCTCTACTGGGCGGTCGGGGCATTGATGTTGATTGCCCTGCCGTTATCCCTGGTGCTTGGGTTTCTTGTGCCGCACATCTATGTGGTGAGGAAAAAGACCCGTCGCAGCGACCTTTTTACCCAGCAACTGCCGGATGCACTGGACTATATTGCCCGAAGCCTGCGAGCCGGTAATCCGTTTTCGGCAGCCATTCGGTCCGTGTCCCATGAGATGGCGGACCCCATTGCCACCGAATTCGGCGCCGTCTTCGATGAACTTAACTACGGCGTGGAAATGGAAGATGCTCTGCATCATCTGGGAGAGCGGAGCGGAAACGAGGAGATCCGTTACTTCATCGCCGCAGTTCTTATCCAGCGCACCACCGGCGGTAATCTGGCGGAAATTCTCAATCAGATTTCTCACATAATGCGCGCGCGGGCCAGCACCTACCGGGAGATCAAGATTCTCTCAACCGAGATGCAATACTCGGCCAATATCCTCGTGGCGCTGCCTTTCGTTGTCGCGTTGATTCTGGCAGTGCTCAGCCCGGGTTATCTGGCCGTGCTGTTCAACACCGAATTGGGCCTGGTCATCGTGGGTGTTCAATTGTTGCTCATGGGAATGGGTTACTGGATAGTGCGCCGTATGGTGCACTTCAGGGTATAG
- a CDS encoding AAA family ATPase, whose product MTTVLDIKLLYSEQETSEAFRRAGDGAEWTFESEFLHRGQDPEQLVDSADVVIYELEGHSEADLQLLHQFIVAHPEIEVFVTYDNADMEIMRRLMRAGVRDTLALPLDEDEYRKIMSELLDRKRETMDEARGKVIAFMNAKGGSGATTLAVNLAHEVASRHDLKVAIIDFDIQFGDVALFLDMPAKSTVMEALSQASRLDGTMLDAVLQKHASGLAVLPSPGGLSRVSDITAKEVRRLVDVACDTHDIVILDIPRLFNDWTEELLRISDHFMLVIENGLTTVRDAKTILDQMPTFNASPDKVDVLLNRAEAKHGSVNEKQITDALKVEHIVRLHNDYTAAITAQDRGQPLSSVAPTSKLTKDIRHMAETVAAEVSPGATRKPGLFKRIFTGQKAGA is encoded by the coding sequence ATGACCACGGTATTGGATATCAAACTGCTCTACAGCGAACAGGAAACCTCGGAGGCATTCCGCCGTGCGGGCGACGGTGCCGAATGGACATTTGAATCCGAGTTTCTGCACAGAGGGCAGGACCCGGAGCAGCTCGTCGATAGTGCCGATGTGGTCATCTATGAACTGGAAGGGCACAGCGAGGCGGATCTCCAGTTGTTGCATCAGTTCATCGTAGCGCACCCGGAAATCGAAGTGTTCGTGACCTATGACAATGCGGACATGGAAATCATGCGGCGCCTGATGCGCGCCGGTGTTCGGGATACGCTGGCATTGCCGCTGGATGAAGATGAATACAGGAAAATCATGTCGGAACTGCTGGATCGAAAGAGGGAAACCATGGACGAAGCAAGAGGCAAGGTCATTGCCTTTATGAATGCAAAGGGCGGTTCCGGCGCCACCACCCTGGCCGTGAACTTGGCCCATGAGGTGGCCTCCCGTCATGACCTGAAGGTCGCGATCATCGACTTCGATATTCAGTTCGGTGATGTGGCGCTGTTTCTCGACATGCCGGCCAAATCCACCGTAATGGAGGCATTGAGTCAGGCCAGTCGGCTGGATGGCACCATGCTGGATGCGGTTCTGCAGAAGCATGCAAGTGGTCTCGCCGTGCTGCCTTCACCGGGTGGGTTGTCGAGGGTGTCCGATATCACGGCGAAGGAAGTGCGTCGGCTGGTGGATGTCGCCTGTGACACCCATGACATCGTGATACTGGACATACCGCGACTGTTCAATGACTGGACCGAGGAGCTTCTGCGGATCTCTGATCACTTCATGCTGGTTATTGAGAATGGTCTGACCACCGTACGCGATGCCAAGACCATCCTTGATCAGATGCCAACCTTCAATGCGAGTCCCGATAAGGTGGATGTGCTGCTCAACCGTGCGGAGGCCAAGCACGGCTCGGTAAACGAAAAGCAGATCACTGATGCGCTCAAGGTCGAGCACATTGTCAGGCTTCACAACGACTACACTGCCGCCATTACGGCGCAGGACAGAGGGCAGCCGCTGTCGTCGGTGGCGCCTACATCCAAGCTGACAAAAGATATTCGTCACATGGCCGAGACCGTCGCGGCGGAAGTGAGTCCGGGAGCGACCCGTAAGCCGGGCCTGTTCAAGCGAATTTTCACGGGCCAGAAGGCCGGCGCATAA